ggactTCACAGACACTATTGtgtattataatttttaatgaAAGGTTTCTATTAAATTTGAATAATGCAAAATAGTGATTCATTAATTGCATTAAGAGTCAAACACTCATGTGGATGGCATAATGTCTTTACAGGATAGCTATATGTATTTCATAGCAGCTGTTTAATAAACTCTGATGGTAAAACCTGACAGGATTTTTGATTTAATGCTAGACAGTTTAAATCTCATACTGAATATTAAAGTCCCACTGCAtggaaaataagtttttttgttgtttatatgtcaatgtgatgtttttaatatgttttaatacAAGCCTTGTGCAAATTtatcattcaacaccattgctgTGAGTATTTTCTCTATAAAATTGTAGCTGTGCGATTGAGTAGAGGCggagactaatttgcatattcacaGATCCGGGTATATTAAATGAGGCAAAGAGGTAGCTGACTAAAAACAAGAAGAAATGActgtgacaggtaaaacttttacATAAGTGATTATGatgctgaaaaaaatgattcattgaatttaatcaattttttaaggtaagtggttgcaataaatttatttaagctacatttaaacaaaaaagattacttttgtttaaatgtagcttaaatgaattgattgcaaccacttaccttaaaaaaaatttaattgaatcatttttttcagtgtaaaagaCACATTTTAACTGATAAAAATCTTGACTACATggagtatttaaaaatatacttctGATTAACTGCAAGAATatactaataattttatattttattgatattttggccaggaaacaTAGCCTATATTTTTTGCcttatgggttgtaaaattagaaaagtatttgttgcccctgaaatgcattctgaaatatatgttgatatatgaaagttaaaattaaatatattttaaaattcaaaaatatatttaactaaGCTTCACttaatacaaaatgtatttagcatattgGCCCAAAAAATGTATTCTTATAAGAAACTTATAAATAATCTACCTAATAAATAATAGATAGATGAATataaagatgttaaataatattaagAATCAGTCCACTGCAGGAGTATTTGATGTTTTAATAACAGATTTCCATATACAAACTGGTTATTGTGATATTGTCAGCCAAAAAAAAAGACATGCGTTGAAAGTGAATCTCTTTATCACTGTACAGAAAGTCAATGTGAATAAAGCTGAATGTTTACTGTAGATAGTTCATAAATGTGTTCCCTTGTGTTATATACCATCATATGATGACATACTCATACTACAAACATAAATTATGCTTtagcacttaaaaaaaactaaattaagtAAAGAAATGAATTGTCAGCAGTAGTTTAGAAAAGCGCACATAAGAAAGTTTAACATCCATTGGTCCACAACATTTCTTCAGTTAACAACAAAGATGAATGACATTGTTACAgtctgaaataaaaacaaatgaataCACACACTTTTAAAGGAAAAGAGCGAGGTGTTGATCATAATAATGGTGTGAATGTGTTGAATAGCTTGACTTTATTTACTACAAGAGGACATTGAGTGTAAAAGCAGTATCATGTATTATAATACAGGTATGAATGTTTACGCTTGCTCACCTGTACATTACTGACAGCAGGTGGATTTACATTAGACGATGATTTGTCCTTCAAGTGTTAGTTTACAATAAATACGTGAAAAGACATCAGGGCTGCAAACTGATATAAAAGACACCTCGCGGCTGACAGTATGTGTGATATCCATTAACAGTGTTATTTACACGAGCATTGAAGATGCTAATAATATTCATCTGCATAATGCTTGCATGGTTAATGtttgatatctttaaaaaaattaacaacatAAGACAGCACGAATATATAAAGAAATCTTCAGTAAGCTCAGTGATCATCAAATCAACCTGAAAATGTGCAAAATGTCGCAAGAGGCAACAGCAGGCGTTGCTACAAGAGTTATGTGTTTACTTCACTACTGTCATAAAATCTgacataaacaaaacaaacgaTGGAGCTCACACTAAAAACATTCAGCTGTTCACCTCACtaaaacatatttataaaaCATGAACTTTCTAGCATTTGAGCTTTGTGTTACTCAAAGTCCAATGCAAAAGATGAGCTTTACATCACCAATCCATCAAAATCCTGCACACGTGTCACTATTTACAATGCAGACTTTTATATATTAATCATTTCAGTTCAATACTTCAATACACGTTGTCCTCCTCCATTATAGAGTTGtctaaatatatacaatataaatcATCTGAATGatggaataaataaataaaaaacacaacggCCGTGGCTGTAGCAAAGATCAGAGAGATGAGATCTCAGGACCGGCGTGCAGAAGTCTCTGTCGAGCATCAGAGTTCAGGTTTGTGTTCACGGCGTGTGCGTGCGGTGACGTTGATTTGCTGATCTAAACAGGGCTGGTTCGGTGGAGGTTGATAACACTGTGACGGTTAGAGTCTGGTTGGGTTATACCACCGTCCCGCTCGGCGAGTTCCCGTTCTGTGCCGACAGCGGTTGAGGCGGATGCTGACATCAGATGAGAAACAGCAGGAGTTAATACATGTCGTCAACACACCTGCTAATgatacatttctaaaaaaactacatttttgtattatatcctacttattttatcattgacgGTAAGATTATTGCTTTAAAACCAACCCATGGCTTTGTGGAAGGGtcacatgtaaaataaatgcgGACTCACCGCTTTGCCAGGTCGTGCCCAGGTGCAGATGAGTCCTTCTTGACACGCGGTGATGATGCAGTCGTTCATGAAGACGAGTACGGTGAGACGCTCGTGGGCGATTTTCTTACAAACCAGCGGCTCCAGCAGAGGCACCTCATTCATACGAGGACACAGCGTGGTGCCCAAAACCTTAGCGCCGTCCAGTCGGTTGCTGCGCGGGGCGACGTTGATCTTGTCGTTGCTCTTGCTGATGTTGCCCAGGCTGTGGTAGCGCTTGTGCTCCTTTTCCCCTCCCGCCCCTGATTTGTCCGATTTGCGCTCCTGCAGGGACAGCGTCGCGAAGCGGCCGATGCTGAACGGGGCACTTCCGCCTGCGCCGCCTCCACCTGTTCCCCCACCTTCCGTCGACCCCTGGCTCTTGGATGCGTTGGCGACGGCGGGGTGCGGCAGCGAGTTGGAGCGAGATAGCGAGCGAGGCAGCGGAAGGGGTAGCGTAGACGTCTGGTGGGGGTTGGAGGGGTGATGGTGACCTTCAACTCCACCGCCGGCGCTGTTGAGAGCAGCGGAGCCGGACGTTGGAAGTGTGGGGCCGAAGGTGTTGGTGAGGGCACGGGAGAGGGGCAGACGTGGGTAGAGGACGTCGTCCGTCAGGTCCCACAAACAGAACTGCGTGTCCTGCCCGACGGATCCGAATCGGTACGACACGGACGACGCGCCGCCTTTCGAGCTGTGCCGCGAGAGACGGGACAGTGTACTGCTGGTGCGCACACGGCCGAAGTGCAGCGCCCCCTGTTGAAGGTCCTCTTCGCTGCCGCTGAGCTCCATCGGCTCCTCGTCCTCCAGGTTGGTGGTGAAGGGGTCGAAAGCCACAACGTTGACCCAGGACTTGTGACCGTGACCTCTCGCCACCACGCGACTTTCAGCAAACGACCACACGGTGACCAGGTCGTCCTCCCCGCCAGTGGCAAGATACTTGCCATCCGGGCTCCAGGAGACGCACAGCAGCCCACCGAAGTAGCTCTTCATCACGCCCTGCAGCTCCATCGAGTCGAAGTGGAAGACACGGAGGCAGCCGTCCTGACCGACGCAAGCGACGTGCACACCATCGGGCGAGAAGGCAAACTCATTCAGCCCGCCCTCACCGACCACCCAGCGGAGTAAAGGATTGCGAGGTGTCTTGGTTTTGCAGGAGTAGACGGCGAATCCCTCACCCTGGCGCAGCAGACAGTACTGAGGAGCTGCGGTGCCGCATGGGTGCTCCACGTTGTAGAGGTAGAGATGACCGCTGGCGTGAGACGCCAGGAAAAGGTTATCCGATTTTGGAAGCCATTTCAGACACGTAACCTTTGATTTGTCTATCAACCTCTGAGAAAAAGAGAAGAGAGCGAGCGTCAGTGATGCGCAGCAAATCAATTCATCACCACCTCCTTCAGCTTTATCTCTGGCTGCAAATTTTCTTTACAATATTCAATTTTATTGTGCAGTGCAGACTGAACGAGACCGGTTCGATACGAGTAACTTCTTGTTTTCAATAAGTTGACAAATTCAAACTGCCTTGaggaaatttcaaaatggttgGGACAGACTGAGGCTGTTTCTGGTAAAAATATCTTCCTCTTACTGAACTATGAGGTGGATCAGGGGTTTTATTAACTCTGGTCAGGGTTTGTCTTTAAGTTTTTAAGGTCACCACATAATATGGCAATTTTTCAAGATGTAATATCAGTCTCTCAGGTGTCCTCAGAACGTCCCTGTGAAGTTTCAGGTCCAAATACCCTACTGATCATTTATTATCCCATCTTAAAAAAGGCCCATTTCTGGGTGTGCAGGAAAAAGTGTGTGTTTGTCGCTTTTAATGGAAATGAGTTTCTGCTTTACTCCCTGTTTACTGTTATCTATACCGAAAAACGTGCTTTTATTTAGACAATAACCTTACTTCATTGCTCATAATGAACGTGCAGTAATGAATTATGTGAAgaagatttaaaatataaatgatgatTTAACTGTGGTCTTTGAACATTTGTGGGCGGGGCATGTGCAAGGTGACGTCAGTAGGCAAATATTTATCATGGAGGTTGTgtacacacacagatgacacaCAGTTATGTTCAAACAACATAAAGTGaatttaaatttcatttaaCGTGATGGGCTCAGTGTGACCAAAAGCAAAACAGTGTACAGGTGTAACATCAAGGTTATATAATCATAAGCAGTGTCGTGTCTTCATAGACTATTTAGTTtgatgttaactctttccccgccattgacaattTATCTCATcagttaagagaaaacgctttttacggcaatccatatttcctcTATTATACACTAGGTGACGCTCTTACCAAACtcataaaacactgaagcatccactgatccaaaaacagtaaaaactctttgtatgttttgatcattgctctgaatctgatctctaacaaaagtattttacaaaaatgcaattatctcagctttttgttccAAATGTTGGAGGTGATAAAAGggaacaaataaagataggatgaaacaagTTTTAGATGGTTTGTTCTTTCGTCTGATAAAcagtattgtatgtttatatatttaaagcagAACATTTTCTAGACGGTCTTAAACCTTTGTGAAAAtcctaaaaaatgctggtgctggctggcgactttattaaaaaacactGGTTGGATAAGATTAACCTTAGACAGATGTTATAGACACAGGTTAATATTACAGACGTTTCTCCTCACCTCCTCATTGAAGAGCTTGCTTGTCTCTTTCTTTATGGGATCCAGATATTGCACCTGTCCAGCGGAGAAGCCCACGATGAGAGCCACGCTGTCAGCTGTAGCAGAATATTGATTGAAATCATGACACGTAGGCTGGGTTCCTTTATAGATGCGTTTGTCTATAGGTTTACTGAGATCCACAGCCTGCACACAGAGACAGATCACACTGTGAGTGTTATCatcacaataataataatacaatatgACTGTCACACACTCCAGTACAGTGTCTCGTATCTGAAGAGCTATCAGACTCAATGTCTGTATGTTAAGAGAATATGATTAGGTCTATGAGACAAATAAAGTCTGAATGAAACCACAGACATTATCTAGAAGACAAACTGAACCTCTGTTTACTGTACCTATACATGTAACCAATTTGACAGACATGATGCACTGGTGACTGATCTCAGGTCAAGTTTGACCTCTTGTGGTTATCCACGTATGTTTGAAATTAATTTCGTTCagtgttttaatgtgttttgtCCATACACACACCGCGAATCATAATGGTCATTTGAATATTAGGTTTATGTTTCACATTTTTTCACAGTATCATGATTGTAGGGTACCGTGAACCCACTGCTGTGTATTGTATTGACTAGTGAGCTGAGATGATCACCATTACACTACTAAACTAAATGACAGATATGTGTTTTTGAGTGAGTCTGCCCTCCTGCAGCGAGCCTGCGGTCTGAGCCAACACAAACATCATGgtcaacaaaaataaatgatttaCTGATAAAACAAGCGTGAGAATCGCAGGTGATTTTTTGCATAGCCCTACAAACAGGTGCACATCTCAAACCTGTGCACATCACAAACAGGTGCACATCACAAACAGGTGCACATCACAAACCGGTGCACATCACAAACCTGTGCAAAATCTCAAATCTGTGCACCTCTCAAACAGGCGTACATCACAAACTTGTGCACAGGTTTGATATGTGCACCTGTTTGAGATGTGCATAAGTTTGTGATGTACGCCTGTTTGTGATGTGCACAGGTTTGTGATTTTGCACAGGTTTGTGATGTGCACTTGTTTGAGACGTATTCCTGTTTGAGATGTGCACTTGTTTGAGATGTGCATAAGTTTGTGATGTACGCCTGTTTGTGATGTGCACAGGTTTGTGATTTTGCACAGGTTTGTGATGTGCACTTGTTTGAGATGTGCATATCTCAAACCGGTGTACATCTCAAACAGGTGCACATCACAAACTAATGCACATCTCAAACAGGTGCACATCTCAAACCGGTGCACATCTCAAACAAGTGCAAATCTCAAACAGGAATACGTCTCAAACAGGTGCACATCACAAACTTGTGCACATCTCAAACAAGTGCAAATCTCAAACAGGCGTACATCTTAAACCTGTGCACATTTCAGACAAGTGCACATCACAAACCTGTTGCAACATCACAAACTTGTGCACATCTCAAAAAAGTGCAAATCTCAAACAGGCGTACATCTTAAACCTGTGCACATTTCAGACAAGTGCACATCACAAACCTGTGCAACATCACAAACCTGTGCACATCTCAAAAAAGTGCAAATCTAAAACAGGCGTACATCTTAAACCTGTGCACATCTCAAACCAGTGCAAAAATCACAAACCTGTGCACATCACAAACCTGTGCACATCACAAACCTGTGCACATTTCAAACAAGTGCACATCACAAACCTGTGCAAAATCACAAACCTGTGCACATCACAAACCTGTGCAAAATCTCAAATCTGTGCACATCACAAACCTGTGCAAAATCACAAACCTGTGCACATCACAAACAAGTGCACATCTCAAATCTGTGCACCTCTCAAACAGGCGTACATCACAAATTTATGCACATCTCAAACCAGTGCACATCACAAACAGGTGCACATCTCAAACCGGTGCACATCTCAAACAAGTGCAAATCTCAAACAGGCATACGTCTCAAACAGGTGCACATCACAAACCTGTGCACATCTCAAACAAGTGCAAATCTCAAACAAGTGCACATCTCAAACAAGTGCAAATCTCAAACAGGCGTACATCTCAAACAGGCGTACATCTTAAACCTGTGCACATCTCAAACCTGTGCAAAATCACAAACCTGTGCAACATCACAAACCTGTGCACATCTCAAACAAGTGCACATCACAAACCTGTGCAAAATCATAAACCTGTCCACATCATAAACCTGTGCAAAATCTCAAATCTGTGCACCTCTCAAACAGGTGTACATCAAAAACTTATGCACATCTCAAACAGGTGCACATCTCAAACCTGTGCAAAATCTCAAACCGGTGCACATCTCAAACAAGTACAAATCTCAAACAGGTGCACATCACAAACTTATGCACATCTCAAACAGGTGCACATCTCAAACCTGTGCACATCTCAAACCGGTGCACATCTCAAACAAGTGCAAATCTCAAACAGGCATACATCTCAAACAGGTGCACATCACAAACCTGTGCACATCTCAAACAAGTGCAAATCTCAAAGAGGCGTACATCTCAAACAGGTATACATCTTAAACCTGTGCACATCTCAGACAAGTGCACGTCACAAACCTGTGGACATCTCAAACAAGTGCAAATCTAAAACAGGCGTACTTCTCAAACAGGCATACATCTTAAACCTGTGCACATCTCAAACCTGTGCAAAATCACAAACCTGTGCACATCACAAACCTGTGCACATCTCAAACAAGCGCACATCACAAACCTGTGCAAAATCATAAACCTGTGCACATCACAAACCTGTGCACATCTCAAACAAGTGCACATCACAAACCTGTGCACATCACAAACCTGTGCAAAATCTCAAATCTGTGCACCTCTCAAACAGGCGTACATCACAAACTTATGCACATATCAAACCGGTGCAAATCACTGCGTATAACAATTGTTCCCTCTAATGTTAAATGTAACCCAGTTTGATATTAATATTGTTTAGATGCTCtttgtattgtttattttattccaCACAATGACAATAAGTTGATGAAATAAGTCATTCATATCGATACCGATCCCAAGCACAGGCGACAAGAAGCTGTCAAAGCAACAGTTCATCGCATCGTTGCAGTTTCAGTAGCCATGATGAGAATGAAGAGATGCTCGCACCCGTCTTTAcctttttaatgtttgtgtAGGTGTAGAAGTAAAGTTCCCTGCCGATGTTAAAACACACGCGCTCC
This sequence is a window from Misgurnus anguillicaudatus chromosome 24, ASM2758022v2, whole genome shotgun sequence. Protein-coding genes within it:
- the LOC141361444 gene encoding WD repeat-containing protein 20-like — translated: MAGDGGALKDINEIKSQFRTREGFYKLLTLSDSQQRAGLPRGPSASVTVGPGATTGSIPGGGAGVGLVQGPGSAANSSPGFLPPVRVSMVKLKPEDPSEDSERVCFNIGRELYFYTYTNIKKAVDLSKPIDKRIYKGTQPTCHDFNQYSATADSVALIVGFSAGQVQYLDPIKKETSKLFNEERLIDKSKVTCLKWLPKSDNLFLASHASGHLYLYNVEHPCGTAAPQYCLLRQGEGFAVYSCKTKTPRNPLLRWVVGEGGLNEFAFSPDGVHVACVGQDGCLRVFHFDSMELQGVMKSYFGGLLCVSWSPDGKYLATGGEDDLVTVWSFAESRVVARGHGHKSWVNVVAFDPFTTNLEDEEPMELSGSEEDLQQGALHFGRVRTSSTLSRLSRHSSKGGASSVSYRFGSVGQDTQFCLWDLTDDVLYPRLPLSRALTNTFGPTLPTSGSAALNSAGGGVEGHHHPSNPHQTSTLPLPLPRSLSRSNSLPHPAVANASKSQGSTEGGGTGGGGAGGSAPFSIGRFATLSLQERKSDKSGAGGEKEHKRYHSLGNISKSNDKINVAPRSNRLDGAKVLGTTLCPRMNEVPLLEPLVCKKIAHERLTVLVFMNDCIITACQEGLICTWARPGKAHPPQPLSAQNGNSPSGTVV